One stretch of Cedecea neteri DNA includes these proteins:
- the phoQ gene encoding two-component system sensor histidine kinase PhoQ: MLKIFRHILPLSLRVRFLLATAAVVMVLSLAYGLVALVGYSVSFDKTTFRLLRGESNLFYTLSSWKDGKLQVDLPDNISIQSPTMALIYDEHGKLLWMQRNVPDVVQQIQKEWLTGNGFHELEADYATSSALLDNDKDRLAQLKDMHDDESDDGYEMTHSVAVNLYPATPRMPALTVVVVDTIPIELKRSYMVWSWFIYVLLANLLLVVPLLWLAAWWSLRPIQELAQEVRELEKHDRDSLNPETTRELTSLVRNLNQLLRTERDRHDKYRTTLTDLTHSLKTPLAVLQSTLRSLRTDKMNVEQAEPVMLEQISRISQQIGYYLHRASMRGNSTLLSRELHSVAPLLDNLCSALNKVYQRKGVNITLDVSPEITFIGEKNDFMEVMGNLLDNACKYCLEFVEITARQTDDTLHLIVDDDGPGIPESKRAMVFDRGQRADTLRPGQGVGLSVAREIVEQYNGEIQTSASILGGARMEVIFARQQPEQDEG, from the coding sequence ATGTTGAAAATTTTTCGCCACATTCTGCCCCTCTCGCTGCGGGTTCGCTTCTTACTGGCTACCGCCGCGGTGGTGATGGTGCTGTCCCTGGCCTACGGCCTGGTGGCGCTGGTCGGCTACAGCGTCAGCTTTGACAAAACCACTTTCCGCCTGCTGCGCGGCGAAAGTAACCTGTTCTATACGCTTTCCAGTTGGAAGGACGGCAAACTGCAGGTGGATTTGCCTGACAACATCAGCATACAAAGCCCGACCATGGCGCTGATTTACGACGAGCACGGCAAGCTGCTGTGGATGCAGCGCAACGTCCCGGACGTGGTGCAGCAGATCCAGAAAGAGTGGCTAACCGGCAACGGTTTCCACGAGCTGGAGGCTGACTACGCCACCAGTAGCGCCCTGCTGGACAACGATAAAGACCGCCTCGCCCAGCTGAAAGACATGCACGATGACGAAAGCGACGACGGCTACGAAATGACCCACTCGGTGGCGGTGAACCTTTACCCCGCGACCCCGCGCATGCCCGCGCTGACTGTGGTGGTGGTCGACACCATTCCTATTGAGCTGAAGCGCTCTTACATGGTGTGGAGCTGGTTTATCTACGTCCTGCTGGCCAACCTGCTGTTGGTGGTACCGCTGCTGTGGCTGGCCGCCTGGTGGAGCTTACGCCCGATTCAGGAGCTGGCTCAGGAAGTGCGCGAGCTGGAAAAACACGACCGCGATAGCCTCAACCCGGAAACGACCCGCGAGCTGACCAGCCTGGTTCGTAACCTGAACCAGCTGCTGCGCACCGAGCGTGACCGACACGACAAATACCGCACCACGCTGACGGACTTAACCCACAGCCTGAAAACCCCGCTCGCCGTGCTACAGTCGACCTTGCGTTCGCTACGCACCGACAAGATGAACGTCGAGCAGGCCGAGCCGGTGATGCTGGAGCAAATCAGCCGCATCTCGCAGCAGATTGGTTACTACCTGCATCGCGCCAGCATGCGCGGCAACAGCACGCTGCTTAGCCGCGAGCTGCATTCCGTTGCGCCGCTGCTCGACAACCTGTGCTCCGCGCTGAACAAGGTGTACCAGCGTAAAGGCGTGAACATCACGCTGGACGTGTCGCCGGAAATTACTTTTATTGGTGAGAAAAACGACTTTATGGAAGTGATGGGCAATTTGCTGGATAACGCCTGTAAATACTGCCTGGAGTTCGTGGAAATCACCGCCCGCCAGACCGACGACACGCTGCACCTGATCGTGGATGACGATGGCCCGGGTATACCGGAAAGCAAACGCGCAATGGTCTTCGACCGGGGCCAGCGGGCCGATACGCTGCGCCCTGGCCAGGGCGTGGGGCTGTCGGTTGCCAGAGAAATTGTCGAGCAGTACAACGGCGAGATCCAGACCAGTGCCAGTATTCTGGGCGGCGCGCGCATGGAAGTTATTTTCGCCCGCCAGCAGCCGGAACAGGATGAAGGGTGA
- a CDS encoding cupin domain-containing protein codes for MDYHLDLNWPDFIARYWQKRPVVLKRGFKNFIDPISPDELAGLAMENEVDSRLVSHQGGKWQVSHGPFQSYDHLGENNWSLLVQAVNNWHEPSSALMRPFRALPDWRIDDLMISFSVPGGGVGPHLDQYDVFIIQGVGRRRWRVGEKVAMKQHCPHPDLLQVEPFDAIIDEEMEPGDILYIPPGFPHEGYSLENALNYSVGFRAPSGRELISGFADYVLQRELGGLRYTDPDVPERQHPADILPQEVDKLRGMMLDIVNQPETFNSWLGEFITQSRHELDVAPPEPPYQPDEIYDALQQGDKLVRLGGLRVLRVAGEVYVNGEKLDSPHRPAVEALASHIKLDAGKLGDALEDPSFLATLAALVNSGYWFFED; via the coding sequence ATGGATTATCACCTGGATTTAAACTGGCCCGACTTTATTGCACGCTACTGGCAAAAACGCCCTGTGGTGCTGAAGCGTGGCTTTAAAAACTTCATCGACCCTATTTCACCGGATGAGCTTGCCGGTCTTGCCATGGAAAACGAGGTGGACAGCCGCCTCGTCAGCCATCAGGGCGGTAAATGGCAGGTCAGCCACGGCCCGTTCCAGAGCTACGATCACCTCGGCGAAAACAACTGGTCGCTGCTGGTGCAGGCCGTGAACAACTGGCATGAACCTTCCAGCGCCCTGATGCGCCCCTTCCGCGCCCTCCCCGACTGGCGCATTGACGACCTGATGATCTCCTTCTCTGTGCCAGGCGGCGGCGTTGGCCCGCACCTTGACCAGTACGACGTGTTTATTATTCAGGGCGTGGGCCGCCGCCGCTGGCGCGTGGGCGAAAAAGTCGCCATGAAACAGCATTGCCCGCACCCGGATCTGCTCCAGGTTGAGCCGTTCGACGCCATCATCGACGAAGAGATGGAGCCGGGCGACATTCTGTATATTCCACCAGGCTTCCCGCACGAAGGTTACTCGCTGGAAAACGCGCTGAACTACTCCGTGGGCTTCCGTGCGCCAAGCGGCCGCGAGCTTATCAGCGGCTTTGCTGACTATGTGCTGCAGCGTGAGCTGGGCGGCCTGCGTTACACCGACCCGGACGTGCCTGAGCGCCAGCATCCGGCGGATATTCTGCCGCAGGAAGTCGACAAGCTGCGCGGCATGATGCTGGACATCGTCAACCAGCCGGAGACCTTTAACAGCTGGTTGGGTGAGTTTATTACCCAGTCCCGCCACGAGCTGGACGTCGCGCCGCCGGAGCCACCGTATCAGCCGGATGAAATCTACGATGCGCTGCAACAGGGCGACAAGCTGGTGCGCCTGGGCGGCCTGCGCGTGCTGCGCGTAGCCGGTGAGGTGTACGTGAACGGCGAGAAGCTCGACAGCCCGCATCGCCCGGCGGTCGAAGCGCTAGCCAGCCACATCAAGCTGGACGCCGGGAAGTTGGGTGACGCGCTGGAAGATCCTTCCTTCCTGGCCACGTTGGCCGCGCTGGTGAACAGCGGTTACTGGTTCTTCGAAGACTAA
- a CDS encoding ABC transporter ATP-binding protein, protein MAELRLDKLSKVFGEQAVVRDLNLTIPDGAFTALLGPSGCGKTTTLRIVAGLEALSGGRLLLGDKLLADSATHVPPEQRDMGMVFQSYALWPHMTVGENVGYPLKLRKINGAARQKRVMEALEVVELGAYFGRSPQELSGGQRQRVALARCLVSEPQVVLLDEPLANLDRHLRATMEQTFREFHRRTGATFVYVTHDQAEAMALASHIAVMHQGELMQWGTPQQLYQQPQNGWVARFIGKGSVLSLGVSPGARQLDLPALHEGFAHPASRKTVPVLVRPEHVQVADSGLSASVESCIYQGERYLLELRLQDGQALSAFHSAPLAVQQTVHVQLLQGWRLDAA, encoded by the coding sequence ATGGCAGAGCTAAGGCTGGACAAGCTCAGCAAAGTTTTTGGCGAACAGGCCGTGGTGCGGGATCTCAATCTGACGATCCCGGACGGGGCGTTTACCGCCTTGCTGGGGCCGAGCGGCTGCGGTAAAACGACCACGCTGCGGATTGTGGCTGGCCTTGAAGCGCTGAGCGGCGGTCGTCTGCTGCTGGGCGATAAGCTGCTGGCGGACAGCGCCACCCACGTTCCGCCGGAACAGCGTGACATGGGCATGGTGTTTCAGTCCTACGCCCTGTGGCCGCATATGACCGTGGGCGAAAACGTCGGCTACCCGTTGAAGCTGCGTAAGATTAACGGCGCCGCTCGCCAGAAGCGGGTGATGGAGGCGTTGGAAGTCGTGGAGCTTGGGGCGTACTTTGGGCGCTCGCCCCAGGAACTTAGCGGCGGGCAGCGGCAGCGGGTGGCGCTGGCTCGTTGCCTGGTTTCGGAGCCGCAGGTGGTTTTGCTCGATGAGCCGCTGGCGAACCTTGACCGCCACCTACGCGCCACGATGGAGCAAACTTTTCGCGAATTTCACCGCCGCACGGGGGCGACTTTTGTCTATGTGACGCACGATCAGGCCGAAGCGATGGCGCTCGCCAGCCATATTGCCGTGATGCACCAGGGCGAGCTGATGCAGTGGGGCACGCCGCAGCAGCTTTATCAGCAGCCGCAAAATGGCTGGGTGGCGCGGTTTATTGGCAAAGGCAGCGTGCTCTCCCTTGGCGTATCGCCCGGAGCACGGCAGCTGGATCTGCCCGCATTGCATGAGGGTTTTGCTCATCCGGCGAGCCGTAAAACCGTGCCGGTGCTGGTTCGTCCCGAGCATGTTCAGGTCGCGGATAGCGGGCTGAGTGCCAGCGTCGAAAGCTGTATTTATCAGGGAGAGCGGTATCTGCTGGAGCTACGTTTACAGGACGGGCAGGCGCTGAGCGCGTTTCATTCTGCGCCGCTGGCGGTGCAGCAAACGGTGCATGTGCAACTGTTACAGGGCTGGCGGCTGGATGCGGCGTGA
- a CDS encoding ABC transporter permease has protein sequence MSRPDDGSLMKGLLRLLIVVIALLSLLPSLQLLASALLDWRLGSHSSLGRVLSNPTTWIALWNSLYTSGLGALLSLLLGSLFAFCLGLMNIRGRQAWAFLFMLPMMIPPQVTALSWLQLFGPGSVLLNSLGLAPGFGSTNPLYSAEGIAFLLGIQHGPLVFLTLRTQLQSLPQEQIEAARLNGASLGRVFIDIILPLCRPALWAGAALAFVSALGNFGIPAMLGIPISYFVLPVYIYQTLSSFGPSMLNEVASLSVLMGVLAVAIVTLQGIMQRRYALPLIGMAGRAASFAAGKRRLAVEILLAIVLGGMLIAPLLALITTSLVPTLGVPLNGDTLTFTAWRAIFDEHSATWRALTNSMLLSVGAAALLMALSLPLAWLLVRRPSRPLRWLHSLIDIPYTLPGVVLAIACILLFARPLPLLNVSLSGTLTIIFFAYLARFLTVCLKPVHTSMLQLDPAMEEAASLAGADASRRLRHIVLPLLAPAAFAGALLVFLTAVNELTVSALLWSAGKETLGVVIFNLDESGDKVMASAISVLVVMLVAAVMLLLGALGRYLPKGVIPWQS, from the coding sequence TTGTCCCGCCCCGACGACGGCAGCCTGATGAAAGGGCTGCTGCGTCTGCTTATCGTCGTCATTGCGTTATTGAGCCTGCTCCCCAGCCTGCAATTACTGGCCTCCGCGCTGCTGGACTGGCGGCTGGGCAGCCACAGCAGCCTGGGGCGCGTGCTCAGCAACCCGACCACCTGGATAGCGCTGTGGAATAGCCTGTACACCAGCGGCCTGGGGGCGCTGCTGTCCCTCCTGCTGGGCAGCCTGTTTGCCTTTTGCCTCGGGCTGATGAACATCCGTGGCCGCCAGGCATGGGCGTTTCTCTTTATGCTGCCGATGATGATCCCGCCGCAGGTCACCGCCCTGAGCTGGCTGCAGCTGTTCGGGCCCGGCAGCGTGCTGCTCAACAGCCTCGGCCTGGCGCCAGGGTTTGGCAGTACCAACCCGCTTTATTCCGCCGAGGGCATAGCGTTCCTGCTCGGCATCCAGCACGGGCCGCTGGTGTTTTTGACCCTGCGCACGCAGCTGCAAAGTTTGCCCCAGGAACAGATTGAGGCGGCGCGGCTGAACGGCGCTTCTCTTGGGCGGGTTTTCATCGACATCATTCTGCCGCTGTGCCGACCCGCGCTGTGGGCCGGGGCGGCGCTGGCTTTTGTTTCCGCCCTCGGTAACTTCGGGATCCCGGCGATGCTCGGCATCCCCATCTCCTACTTCGTGCTGCCCGTTTACATCTACCAGACGCTCTCCAGCTTTGGCCCGTCGATGCTGAACGAGGTGGCCTCGCTCTCGGTGCTGATGGGCGTGCTGGCCGTCGCCATTGTGACGCTGCAGGGGATTATGCAGCGGCGTTACGCTTTGCCGCTGATCGGCATGGCGGGGCGAGCGGCAAGTTTTGCTGCAGGTAAAAGGCGGCTGGCGGTGGAGATCCTGCTGGCGATCGTGCTGGGCGGGATGCTGATTGCCCCGCTGCTGGCGCTGATTACTACTTCCCTGGTGCCCACGCTGGGCGTGCCGCTCAACGGCGACACGCTGACGTTTACCGCCTGGCGCGCCATTTTTGACGAGCACAGCGCCACCTGGCGGGCGCTGACCAACAGTATGCTGCTGTCAGTCGGTGCCGCCGCGCTGCTGATGGCGCTGAGCCTGCCGCTGGCCTGGCTGCTGGTGCGCCGCCCCAGCCGGCCGCTGCGCTGGCTGCACAGCCTGATAGATATTCCCTACACGCTGCCCGGCGTGGTGCTGGCCATCGCCTGTATTCTGCTGTTTGCGCGCCCGCTGCCGCTGCTGAACGTCAGCCTCAGCGGCACGCTGACGATTATCTTCTTCGCCTATCTGGCCCGGTTTCTTACCGTCTGCCTGAAGCCGGTTCACACCAGCATGCTGCAGCTGGACCCGGCGATGGAGGAGGCCGCGAGCCTGGCGGGGGCCGACGCCTCCCGGCGGTTACGCCACATCGTCCTGCCGCTGCTGGCCCCGGCGGCATTTGCCGGTGCGCTGCTGGTATTTCTCACGGCGGTGAACGAGCTGACCGTCTCCGCGCTGCTGTGGAGCGCCGGGAAAGAAACCCTCGGCGTGGTCATTTTTAATCTCGACGAAAGCGGCGACAAAGTCATGGCATCGGCGATTTCCGTGCTGGTGGTGATGCTGGTGGCCGCAGTGATGCTGCTGCTGGGCGCGCTGGGCCGTTATTTACCGAAAGGAGTCATTCCATGGCAGAGCTAA
- a CDS encoding ABC transporter substrate-binding protein, which produces MTKKHVLLMVMLAVMSASALAKSTLTLYTSQPNEDAQTTVSAFEKANPDIEVKWIRDGTSKLTARLQAEMAAGGAVPDVLLIADSVTMESLKQQNLLAAYKSPEATRFDAQLYDKDGYYYGTKLITTGIAYHSKAPVKPGSWLDLLKPELKNMTTLPSPLYSGAAQIHQAAVMGAPTLGWQYYEKLKANGAMPQSGNGAVMNAIASGSKAYGVLVDYMAIREKAKGAPIEFVFPTEGVSIVTEPVAMMKGAKNPEAAKAFIDFVLSKVGQELVLKQGYLPADASLPVPQGFPPRDSIKIMPFDAAQALADTEANKKRFADLFGSR; this is translated from the coding sequence ATGACGAAAAAACATGTGTTGCTGATGGTGATGCTGGCGGTCATGAGCGCTTCTGCGCTGGCTAAATCCACCTTAACGCTGTACACCAGCCAGCCCAATGAAGATGCGCAGACCACCGTCAGCGCCTTCGAAAAAGCGAACCCGGACATTGAAGTGAAATGGATCCGCGACGGCACCAGCAAGCTGACCGCCCGTTTACAGGCGGAGATGGCGGCCGGGGGGGCAGTGCCGGACGTGCTGCTGATTGCGGACAGCGTGACGATGGAATCCCTCAAGCAGCAAAACCTGCTGGCGGCTTACAAGTCACCCGAAGCCACGCGCTTCGATGCCCAGCTGTATGACAAAGACGGCTATTATTACGGCACCAAGCTGATCACCACCGGCATTGCGTATCACAGCAAAGCCCCGGTCAAACCTGGGTCGTGGCTCGATTTGCTCAAACCCGAGCTGAAGAACATGACCACGCTGCCCAGCCCGCTGTATTCCGGCGCGGCGCAGATCCATCAGGCCGCAGTTATGGGCGCCCCGACGCTGGGCTGGCAATACTACGAAAAACTGAAGGCCAACGGGGCGATGCCGCAGAGCGGTAACGGCGCGGTGATGAACGCCATTGCCTCCGGCAGCAAGGCTTATGGCGTACTGGTCGATTACATGGCGATCCGCGAGAAGGCCAAGGGCGCGCCGATTGAGTTTGTATTCCCGACCGAGGGCGTGAGTATTGTCACCGAGCCGGTGGCGATGATGAAGGGCGCTAAAAATCCCGAAGCGGCGAAAGCGTTTATCGACTTCGTGCTCTCTAAGGTGGGGCAGGAGCTGGTGCTGAAACAGGGCTATCTGCCTGCCGATGCGAGCCTGCCGGTGCCGCAGGGCTTCCCGCCGCGTGACAGCATCAAAATCATGCCGTTTGATGCCGCCCAGGCGCTGGCGGACACCGAAGCGAACAAAAAGCGATTTGCCGACCTGTTCGGTAGCCGCTGA